TAGCAAAAGTTGAACCGCTCGCAAATTTTTCGTTCTCCGGTAGACGAGTGTGACTTTTGTTCGCCGCATAGTATGCGTCCCATAAGACGCTGGGTCGAGGCCAATAGATTTCACCCAGTGTTCGACAATACGAGCATATTGCCTGGTTGATAGGTGAGGTGAACTATGAATTCGACTTGGGAACAGATATTGGTCAGATTTAAGCTTTGTTTGGTTAATCCACGCTTCAAGCGAATCTCTGGTTTGTTCTGTTATCTCGAACTGTACAGGACGATGAGTTTTCTGTTGCATAATAATGGCCCGCGATGACACCCGGTTATTCTGGGCTACGTCGATTATTCGAAGTTTGACCAGATCGCAGCCACGTAATTTGCTGTCAATGGCCAAGTTGAACAACGCCAACTCCCGAGTGTTTTTAGCCATCTGCAAAC
Above is a window of Methylobacter sp. S3L5C DNA encoding:
- a CDS encoding tyrosine-type recombinase/integrase, which translates into the protein MKQDTNDQKNYQVPWNKGKLIGQKSPLKLKEIWAIRIRLQMAKNTRELALFNLAIDSKLRGCDLVKLRIIDVAQNNRVSSRAIIMQQKTHRPVQFEITEQTRDSLEAWINQTKLKSDQYLFPSRIHSSPHLSTRQYARIVEHWVKSIGLDPASYGTHTMRRTKVTLVYRRTKNLRAVQLLLGHTKLESTVRY